A window from Neobacillus sp. PS3-40 encodes these proteins:
- a CDS encoding Glu/Leu/Phe/Val dehydrogenase, which produces MTEVAVLSEVSKQQQAEQESLNMYYSTQTIIHEALLKLGYKEEMFELLKEPLRFFSVRIPVKMDDGSVKIFTGYRSQHNDAVGPTKGGVRFHPEVDEAEVKALSIWMSLKCGITNLPFGGGKGGIICDPRQMSLNELEALSRGYVRAISQIVGPNKDIPAPDVYTNSQIMAWMMDEYSCLREYDSPAFITGKPIVLGGSQGRETATARGVAIVIEEAVKKKGIELKGARVVIQGFGNAGSYLAKFMHDAGAKVVGVSDVYGAIANPDGLDIDYLLDHRDSYGTFSKLFSSTITNKELFELDCDILVPAAISNQITEKNAADIKASIVVEAANGPTTLEATKILTERGVFLVPDILSNSGGVTVSYFEWVQNNQGYYWTEEEVDEKLKKIMVDSFENIYHTAQSRKVDMRLAAYMVGIKKIAEASSFRGWV; this is translated from the coding sequence ATGACTGAGGTTGCTGTATTAAGTGAAGTATCAAAACAACAACAAGCAGAACAAGAATCGTTAAATATGTACTACTCAACGCAAACGATCATTCATGAAGCGTTGCTGAAATTGGGTTATAAAGAAGAAATGTTTGAGTTACTAAAAGAGCCACTACGGTTTTTTTCGGTTCGGATTCCAGTGAAAATGGATGATGGTTCTGTTAAGATCTTTACAGGCTATCGTTCCCAGCATAATGATGCAGTCGGCCCGACAAAAGGTGGCGTTCGCTTCCATCCAGAGGTTGATGAAGCTGAGGTTAAAGCATTGTCCATATGGATGAGCTTAAAATGTGGTATTACCAATCTTCCATTCGGTGGGGGAAAAGGCGGAATCATTTGTGATCCACGCCAGATGTCACTTAATGAACTTGAAGCATTGAGCCGTGGTTATGTTCGAGCTATCAGCCAAATTGTAGGCCCAAATAAAGATATTCCTGCACCGGATGTCTATACCAACTCCCAAATTATGGCGTGGATGATGGATGAGTACAGCTGTCTGCGTGAATATGACTCACCAGCATTTATTACGGGTAAACCAATTGTATTAGGCGGCTCACAAGGTCGTGAAACAGCCACTGCCCGTGGTGTAGCGATCGTAATAGAAGAGGCAGTAAAGAAAAAGGGAATTGAACTTAAAGGTGCACGTGTCGTTATCCAAGGCTTTGGAAATGCAGGAAGCTACTTGGCAAAATTCATGCATGATGCCGGGGCTAAGGTGGTTGGTGTTTCTGATGTTTATGGTGCAATCGCTAATCCTGATGGACTCGATATTGATTATTTACTAGACCATCGAGACAGCTATGGAACATTCTCTAAGTTATTTTCTAGTACGATAACAAACAAAGAACTATTCGAACTTGACTGTGATATTCTTGTTCCTGCGGCTATTTCGAACCAAATTACTGAAAAAAATGCTGCAGATATTAAAGCTTCTATCGTGGTAGAAGCAGCGAATGGACCGACAACTCTTGAAGCAACGAAAATATTAACAGAACGTGGAGTTTTCCTCGTTCCAGATATTTTGTCCAACTCTGGTGGCGTCACAGTTTCCTATTTTGAATGGGTCCAAAATAATCAAGGATATTATTGGACTGAAGAAGAGGTTGATGAAAAACTCAAAAAGATCATGGTTGATTCTTTTGAAAATATTTATCATACTGCCCAAAGCCGTAAAGTCGATATGCGCTTAGCTGCTTATATGGTCGGAATCAAAAAAATAGCAGAAGCCTCAAGTTTTAGAGGCTGGGTGTAA
- a CDS encoding DUF350 domain-containing protein, with translation MAAGILIFVVSTPKVKEFSLIREKNATAALSLGGKMVGLALVLGAAAEYSVSLLDMAIWGAVGIISQIIIFFFAELITIRFSISKAIEEDNRAVGIMLFSLSLSIGWIVAKCLSY, from the coding sequence ATGGCCGCAGGAATTTTGATTTTTGTCGTGAGTACACCAAAAGTGAAGGAATTCAGCCTCATTCGAGAAAAGAACGCAACTGCTGCACTGTCGCTTGGTGGAAAAATGGTAGGCTTGGCACTCGTTTTAGGTGCTGCAGCTGAATATTCCGTGTCACTTCTTGATATGGCGATATGGGGAGCAGTAGGAATCATCTCGCAAATTATCATTTTTTTCTTTGCTGAGTTGATAACAATTCGTTTCAGCATCAGCAAGGCCATTGAGGAGGATAATCGGGCAGTAGGGATTATGCTATTTTCATTGTCACTATCGATTGGCTGGATCGTTGCAAAATGCCTGTCCTACTAA
- a CDS encoding RNA helicase, giving the protein MKKLTYFIDKGNGDYEPFYEYTVPSVGVDELYARQLCTYFIMRGRQYQLVSNEMEGEDDILVLQEIGRNVTSANEFGFRGKGLHIEIRKFREEENYKRLALIPCKTHFDIIRYLLKDVVDVPGSGQMMMTSTEIDEDRGVYVIYVKELGEAES; this is encoded by the coding sequence ATGAAAAAACTGACCTATTTTATCGATAAAGGCAATGGCGATTATGAGCCATTTTATGAATATACTGTTCCCTCTGTCGGCGTTGATGAATTGTATGCCAGACAGCTTTGCACTTATTTTATTATGCGAGGGCGCCAGTACCAGCTAGTTTCCAATGAAATGGAGGGGGAGGATGACATTCTTGTGCTTCAAGAAATCGGCAGGAATGTAACCTCCGCCAATGAGTTTGGCTTTCGTGGCAAAGGTCTACATATTGAAATACGGAAATTCAGAGAAGAAGAGAATTATAAGCGGCTTGCCCTTATACCTTGTAAAACCCATTTTGACATCATTCGGTATCTGCTTAAGGATGTCGTCGATGTTCCAGGTTCTGGCCAAATGATGATGACTTCTACTGAAATAGATGAGGACCGAGGAGTTTATGTCATTTATGTAAAAGAGCTTGGGGAGGCGGAATCTTGA
- a CDS encoding glutathionylspermidine synthase family protein gives MSSSYNEKRSHFYSRLENFWPDLYGEEYALYDIRLEDSAEIKKIRLASARIGHIFFKVCRLLREVPDTTLLEMGYPAETLPFLRLKTLNSESVIARLDLIRHQDSYKCIEINADTPTFIKELYHINGKVCKEFGVEDLNEGLEKLLGESVYQSVIKAARQPKEKNPTIVFTAHEDSLEDRETVLYLKKISGLPSRFVPLHKLQIEKDKGLYDEFGRKIDILYRQTVPIENLISDEDSEGNKIGLWLLDLVQSGKLAVVNPPSAFLLQNKAVQAVIWGLHQENHLFFTEKEHGWIEEYFLPTFLEEDYFFKSKKSYVKKPSFGREGDTVEIFTGTGKRVDADPQTTYKSFQAVYQEYIELPSVTFTSEKGVQDGRLLIGCFLLNGKPAAVGFRVGGQITNNLSYYLPAGLKRGEQ, from the coding sequence TTGAGTTCGTCTTATAATGAAAAAAGAAGCCATTTTTATAGCAGGCTTGAAAATTTCTGGCCCGATCTTTATGGCGAGGAATATGCCCTCTATGATATTAGGCTTGAAGACAGCGCTGAAATTAAAAAAATTCGCCTTGCCAGCGCCCGTATTGGCCATATTTTCTTCAAGGTATGCAGACTGCTTCGGGAAGTGCCGGACACCACTCTTCTTGAAATGGGTTACCCAGCGGAGACCCTTCCATTTTTGCGTTTAAAAACACTAAATTCGGAAAGCGTTATTGCAAGGCTTGATCTTATTCGTCACCAGGATTCATACAAATGCATTGAAATTAATGCTGATACCCCAACTTTCATTAAAGAGCTGTACCATATCAATGGTAAGGTGTGCAAAGAATTTGGTGTGGAGGATCTTAATGAAGGGCTAGAAAAACTGTTAGGTGAATCCGTTTATCAAAGTGTCATTAAAGCGGCAAGGCAACCAAAAGAGAAGAATCCAACTATCGTTTTTACTGCCCATGAAGATAGTCTGGAAGACAGAGAAACAGTTCTGTATCTCAAGAAAATATCTGGGCTACCTTCAAGATTTGTTCCGCTTCATAAACTTCAGATTGAAAAAGATAAAGGATTGTATGATGAATTTGGTCGAAAAATTGATATTTTGTACCGGCAGACTGTTCCTATCGAAAACCTGATCTCCGATGAGGATTCTGAGGGAAACAAGATAGGTTTATGGCTGCTCGACCTTGTCCAATCGGGAAAGCTCGCTGTCGTTAATCCGCCTTCTGCATTTTTGTTGCAAAATAAGGCTGTCCAAGCCGTTATTTGGGGACTGCATCAGGAAAACCATTTATTTTTCACAGAGAAAGAACATGGCTGGATTGAGGAATATTTCTTGCCGACATTTTTAGAAGAGGATTATTTTTTCAAAAGTAAAAAGTCTTACGTTAAAAAGCCTTCCTTCGGGCGTGAAGGCGATACCGTCGAGATCTTTACGGGAACTGGCAAAAGGGTGGATGCTGACCCACAAACAACGTATAAATCATTCCAGGCTGTTTACCAGGAGTATATCGAACTCCCAAGTGTAACCTTTACTAGTGAAAAGGGTGTGCAAGATGGCAGACTTTTGATCGGTTGTTTTCTGCTGAACGGGAAACCGGCAGCTGTCGGTTTTAGAGTTGGAGGCCAAATTACAAACAATCTTTCTTATTACTTACCTGCAGGGTTAAAAAGGGGAGAGCAGTAA
- a CDS encoding ion channel, whose amino-acid sequence MWILHKIFIKMTKISLLQALGLAFLLIMVSSLTMRMVEPETFPRFIDAIWWTMTTLVTVGYGDFFPKSDFGRIFTMLLLYTVGIGAMGVIIGKIFESLSTYLKLKEEGKLSYSGKGHYILIGSSKEKLENVLEEIICGNEKCDVVVIDHADRTPFEHERLHFVSGNPAEEEVLMKANILQAKSVAIFSDDMNIHSELADGKTLLIASRVEHLSKKYEKSIYTIVEIKKDKHIALFEHANVDEFILSNDSVSRLMAQAAINHGSSKLFNQLLSNTEGENLYEINKKAHWVTYKDAAMELFEMGATLISDGSTLDIARRNQEKIADQAKMFVICNEETYKQITSR is encoded by the coding sequence ATGTGGATTTTACATAAGATTTTTATAAAAATGACGAAAATTTCACTTTTGCAGGCACTAGGTCTTGCCTTTTTGCTGATCATGGTAAGCAGCCTCACAATGAGAATGGTCGAGCCCGAAACCTTCCCTCGATTTATCGATGCAATATGGTGGACGATGACGACATTAGTTACAGTTGGTTATGGAGATTTTTTTCCGAAAAGTGATTTCGGGCGAATTTTTACGATGCTTCTCCTTTACACTGTTGGAATTGGAGCAATGGGTGTTATTATCGGAAAAATTTTTGAAAGTCTTAGCACGTACCTGAAGCTGAAGGAGGAAGGAAAATTGTCGTATTCAGGGAAAGGGCATTATATTTTGATCGGATCATCAAAGGAAAAGCTCGAAAATGTACTCGAAGAAATCATTTGTGGTAATGAAAAATGCGATGTGGTTGTAATCGACCATGCTGATCGAACACCATTTGAGCATGAACGGCTCCATTTTGTCAGCGGCAATCCTGCTGAAGAAGAGGTACTGATGAAAGCAAATATTCTTCAGGCAAAATCTGTTGCCATTTTTTCAGATGATATGAATATTCATTCTGAACTTGCTGACGGGAAAACGCTTTTGATTGCCTCCCGTGTAGAGCATCTCTCAAAAAAGTACGAAAAAAGCATTTACACTATTGTTGAAATTAAAAAAGACAAACATATTGCATTGTTTGAACATGCGAACGTGGACGAATTTATTCTTTCAAATGATTCAGTTTCACGCCTCATGGCTCAGGCTGCGATTAACCATGGTTCTAGTAAACTATTTAATCAGTTATTGAGCAATACTGAGGGTGAGAATCTTTATGAAATTAACAAGAAAGCACACTGGGTTACCTATAAAGATGCGGCAATGGAGTTGTTTGAAATGGGGGCTACGCTGATTTCAGATGGTAGCACACTTGATATTGCTCGTAGAAATCAAGAGAAAATCGCGGATCAGGCAAAAATGTTTGTTATTTGTAATGAAGAAACGTATAAACAAATTACCTCCAGGTAA
- a CDS encoding TIGR02206 family membrane protein, with protein MQAYFQFHSKLDSFQLFSVAHLFTIGIILALCLLLFVIHNEVSKKQRILRFLLVFILFIADLLHHLWLIYENAWSIKKDLPLHLSDLAVFLAIVMLLTRNYKLFQFMYFAGIGSSIQAIITPDLGKFSFPHFQYFEFFILHGGVVLACLLIVVAFKFKPTHRSLWATILIVNLYAACVFFINKTIGSNYLYIIEKPGNASILNYLGPWPWYLLSMELVMILSFYILYSPYRGVSRRRR; from the coding sequence ATGCAAGCTTATTTTCAGTTTCACTCAAAACTTGATTCATTTCAGCTTTTTTCAGTTGCACACCTCTTTACGATCGGAATTATTTTAGCTCTCTGCTTACTCTTATTTGTCATACATAATGAGGTTAGTAAGAAACAGAGGATTTTACGTTTCTTACTAGTGTTTATTTTATTCATTGCTGATTTATTGCACCATCTATGGCTTATTTATGAAAATGCTTGGTCAATCAAAAAGGATTTACCTCTTCATCTAAGTGATCTTGCAGTCTTTCTTGCAATTGTGATGCTGTTAACGAGAAACTACAAACTATTTCAATTTATGTATTTTGCTGGGATAGGAAGCTCTATTCAAGCGATCATAACCCCTGACCTTGGCAAATTTTCGTTTCCCCATTTTCAATATTTCGAGTTTTTTATTTTACACGGAGGGGTTGTACTGGCTTGTTTGCTTATTGTGGTTGCCTTCAAATTCAAGCCTACGCATCGTTCTTTGTGGGCGACCATTCTTATTGTGAACCTTTATGCAGCATGTGTATTTTTTATAAATAAGACAATTGGTTCTAATTATCTCTATATCATTGAAAAACCAGGAAACGCATCTATTTTAAATTATCTTGGCCCTTGGCCATGGTATCTTTTATCAATGGAGCTGGTGATGATTTTAAGCTTTTATATACTTTACAGTCCATATAGAGGGGTCAGTCGCCGCCGGCGTTAA
- a CDS encoding ATP-binding protein has product MIIGILICTIGIIPIVLALGIKRIYKGTKLSLSLFIYMLLITIWQEDIGILYFKDLFNQDVILNLFRLCRIALIYGIPVVFYVAYVIMNQYSTTFKSDTILNKLLNFVFTKKILYLLLIWSSIIYIINWTDFGIKGLKVVKVTYSPVEFYFPIYGSISWVFMVHMSSFILFFIFLFLISWKIHNTSVKNFLSTFSICSFLLFLTGFINFSPTTGAIASSIGVIIFSVIIMFSFIKMNHDMTIKYNQVVERQKKLDYTGNLAGSLIHEIKNTNQVITGFAKMLEKSHSLSEFERGSLEMILKGAKQTDDLANNYREYMKNSKMEFRIEELNEIIEEAIEFSKELTKDKQIDIEFISEYTPLKSYINRTYMQQVFINLIKNSSEAIPLERETRKIKINIDLYDDFIAINFYDTGQGIAPENWESIFDPFMSSKEKGMGLGLPFVKKIIFEHRGDIIVANSSPAGTHFQIRIPQFEMSNI; this is encoded by the coding sequence ATGATCATTGGAATATTGATTTGTACGATTGGAATAATCCCTATCGTTCTTGCACTGGGCATCAAGAGAATCTATAAAGGGACAAAGTTATCTTTAAGTTTATTTATATATATGTTATTAATCACTATTTGGCAGGAAGATATCGGGATCCTTTATTTTAAGGATTTATTTAATCAAGACGTTATCCTTAATCTTTTCCGACTTTGTCGAATTGCACTCATTTACGGAATTCCAGTTGTATTTTATGTAGCATACGTCATCATGAATCAATATTCCACTACGTTTAAAAGTGACACAATTCTAAATAAGTTATTAAATTTTGTTTTTACAAAGAAAATCTTATACCTTTTACTTATATGGAGTTCCATCATCTATATTATAAATTGGACAGACTTTGGTATAAAAGGATTAAAAGTTGTAAAAGTTACCTACTCTCCCGTTGAATTCTATTTTCCGATATATGGTTCTATATCCTGGGTGTTTATGGTACATATGAGTAGTTTTATTTTATTTTTTATTTTTTTATTTCTTATATCTTGGAAGATTCATAACACAAGCGTTAAAAATTTCTTAAGTACATTTTCAATCTGTTCATTTTTATTGTTTTTGACAGGTTTTATTAATTTTTCGCCTACAACAGGTGCTATTGCAAGCAGCATTGGCGTAATTATTTTTTCTGTCATTATTATGTTCTCATTTATTAAGATGAATCACGATATGACAATTAAATACAATCAAGTAGTAGAGAGACAGAAAAAACTAGACTATACCGGCAACTTAGCAGGTAGCTTAATACATGAAATTAAAAATACAAATCAAGTGATAACAGGTTTTGCAAAAATGCTGGAAAAGAGCCATTCCCTATCGGAATTTGAAAGAGGCTCCTTAGAAATGATTTTAAAGGGTGCCAAACAAACAGATGACCTTGCTAATAACTACAGAGAATATATGAAAAATTCTAAAATGGAATTTAGAATAGAAGAACTGAATGAGATTATTGAAGAAGCGATTGAATTTTCCAAAGAATTGACAAAGGACAAACAGATTGACATTGAATTTATTAGTGAATACACACCTTTAAAATCCTATATAAATAGAACATATATGCAGCAAGTCTTCATTAATTTAATAAAAAACAGTTCGGAAGCAATCCCTTTAGAAAGGGAAACTAGAAAAATTAAAATAAATATCGACCTTTATGATGATTTTATTGCTATTAATTTTTATGATACTGGACAAGGGATCGCACCTGAAAACTGGGAGAGCATTTTTGATCCATTTATGTCTTCTAAGGAAAAAGGGATGGGGTTGGGTCTTCCTTTTGTAAAAAAAATTATCTTTGAACATAGAGGAGATATCATTGTCGCCAATAGTTCACCTGCCGGGACCCATTTTCAAATAAGAATTCCCCAATTTGAGATGAGTAATATATAA
- a CDS encoding beta-ketoacyl synthase N-terminal-like domain-containing protein, which translates to MNIVCTGYGIIAPNTVNIDQYLFNLKNGVCCIETVENAGPQNESNIVGIIKTGIEKFENDKLLKRLPRVTKLGMAAAEEAIQSANLNLKNRKIGLFWGSSLGSFIEQSFQDSIIFSNEDNYRKIPMTFTHLANHHSSTASIAHYIGTNGITKTTSTGCTSSLEAIQDAILYLKSGIIDIAIVGGSDSPISKATTYAFAKTKGLPLNQDIFTGAVPFQEDSNGFAVSEAAGAIILERKDEAIKRETHIKGEIVDVISNNDSVYNFAAEETGQQMINALKEITHGRKPDYVNSQALGFQLNDRIEKRCSEEIFNHQVPYTSIKSMIGHPFGASGIVQVIASLLSIQHNFIPPTIRTSKKGFENMNIVTTTKYQEVNEVVITNHGLGGNNTCAYIKKSS; encoded by the coding sequence ATGAATATAGTTTGTACGGGGTATGGAATCATCGCTCCAAATACAGTAAATATTGATCAATACTTATTTAATCTAAAAAATGGGGTATGCTGTATTGAAACAGTTGAGAATGCTGGCCCTCAAAACGAATCTAACATAGTAGGAATAATTAAAACTGGTATAGAAAAGTTTGAAAATGATAAGCTGCTAAAGAGACTTCCCAGGGTTACGAAACTCGGAATGGCTGCTGCCGAAGAGGCTATTCAGTCCGCTAACCTGAATTTAAAAAATAGGAAAATAGGACTTTTTTGGGGAAGTTCATTAGGTTCCTTTATTGAACAGTCATTTCAAGATTCAATAATCTTTTCAAACGAAGATAATTATAGAAAAATACCAATGACTTTTACTCATTTGGCCAATCATCATAGTAGCACGGCTTCTATTGCACATTATATTGGGACAAACGGAATTACAAAAACCACTTCAACTGGCTGTACATCAAGTTTAGAAGCTATTCAGGATGCCATTCTTTATTTAAAAAGTGGGATCATTGATATCGCAATTGTGGGAGGATCAGACAGCCCGATTAGTAAAGCAACTACTTACGCATTTGCAAAAACAAAAGGTCTTCCACTTAATCAAGATATTTTCACTGGAGCAGTCCCATTTCAGGAAGATAGTAACGGGTTTGCTGTCTCAGAAGCAGCTGGCGCCATTATTTTAGAAAGAAAAGATGAAGCGATAAAAAGAGAGACACATATTAAAGGTGAAATTGTAGATGTAATTTCAAATAATGATAGTGTTTATAATTTCGCTGCAGAAGAAACAGGACAGCAAATGATTAATGCCCTAAAAGAAATAACTCATGGGCGTAAACCAGATTATGTTAATAGCCAAGCCCTTGGATTTCAACTCAATGATCGAATTGAAAAAAGATGTTCCGAAGAAATATTCAACCATCAAGTTCCATATACCTCAATAAAAAGTATGATCGGACATCCTTTTGGTGCTAGTGGAATTGTGCAAGTAATTGCATCGTTATTAAGTATTCAACATAATTTTATCCCGCCTACTATTCGGACATCCAAAAAAGGATTTGAAAACATGAATATTGTAACCACGACTAAATATCAGGAAGTAAATGAAGTGGTCATTACAAACCATGGACTAGGCGGAAACAACACCTGTGCTTACATAAAAAAATCGAGCTAA
- a CDS encoding arsenate reductase family protein has protein sequence MALTLYWHPQCQTCRKVKKWLDDHQVSYNEMHIVKSPPSREELQDLYQNSGLEIKNFVSTSTKKYRELGLKDKIKTATEKELLDLLATDGMLLKKPILTNGEKVIIGFKEEELEKISSQSLDFI, from the coding sequence ATGGCATTAACTTTATATTGGCATCCACAATGTCAAACATGTCGGAAAGTAAAAAAATGGCTTGATGATCATCAAGTTTCCTATAATGAAATGCATATAGTTAAAAGTCCTCCATCACGGGAAGAACTTCAAGATCTTTATCAAAATAGTGGCCTTGAAATAAAAAATTTCGTTAGTACGAGTACTAAGAAATACCGTGAATTGGGATTAAAAGATAAAATAAAGACAGCAACGGAAAAAGAACTGCTCGATTTATTGGCCACAGATGGCATGTTACTAAAAAAACCTATTTTAACAAATGGCGAGAAGGTTATCATTGGATTCAAAGAAGAAGAACTTGAAAAAATAAGTTCCCAATCATTAGACTTTATATAA
- a CDS encoding ABC transporter ATP-binding protein, producing MKNTILSIRNLHKVYKGQEHEVVALNKVSFDLNEGEILAIMGTSGSGKSTLLNIIGALDEPNQGEIVLQNKKQKDIFTEPEATLYRSQNIGFIFQAYHLLKDLTVEENIALPLILKGTKRDEISNKVDNMLRIVGLKEWRNHRPFQLSGGQQQRVAIGRALITSPPIVLADEPTGNLDFNTSTDILKVLKDMKDQFNQSIIIVTHDPYVATFADRVMFFHDGHIVDELICQQDEKDMDRILSKFRKIMEYSK from the coding sequence TTGAAAAATACTATTTTATCAATTCGGAATCTACATAAAGTCTATAAGGGACAGGAACATGAAGTCGTTGCACTTAATAAAGTTTCCTTTGATTTAAATGAAGGAGAAATTCTGGCAATTATGGGGACGAGTGGTTCGGGGAAAAGCACATTGCTAAATATAATTGGAGCTTTAGATGAACCAAACCAAGGGGAAATTGTCCTCCAAAATAAGAAACAAAAAGATATCTTTACTGAGCCGGAGGCAACGCTTTATCGTAGTCAAAACATCGGATTTATTTTTCAGGCATATCACCTCCTTAAAGATCTAACTGTCGAGGAGAATATTGCACTGCCATTGATATTAAAAGGCACTAAACGTGATGAAATCAGCAATAAAGTTGATAATATGCTTAGGATTGTTGGATTAAAGGAGTGGAGAAATCATAGGCCATTTCAATTATCAGGAGGCCAGCAGCAACGGGTAGCTATTGGCCGCGCCCTTATAACCTCCCCTCCAATCGTCCTCGCAGATGAACCAACGGGTAATTTGGATTTCAATACGTCTACAGACATTCTGAAGGTATTAAAAGACATGAAAGATCAATTTAATCAAAGCATTATCATTGTAACCCATGACCCTTATGTAGCAACCTTTGCAGACAGGGTCATGTTCTTCCACGATGGACATATTGTTGATGAGCTTATATGTCAACAGGATGAAAAAGATATGGATCGAATTCTAAGCAAGTTTAGAAAAATCATGGAGTATTCCAAATGA